The genome window TCCACACGGGCTAGTGAGAGCGAAGTGGAAGGACCAACATGGTTCACAGGTGCAGCAGCCACACTGGGAACAACAACAGGGCTACTAAACCGCACCTCATGCAGTTCAGATGATCCCCCAAGCTTCTGCCTCTTAGAAGGACGAGGAGGTAAGGCATCCTCCACTTCGCCGTCCCCTAAATCTGGAATCAGATCGAGGAAGGGCAGTGGGAGGGTCCTTCCCATGTCCCTCTCCAAGTAGAAGTGAAGGTCCCCCGCCATTTTCGAGGTCTTAGTGAACACCTTCGCATTGTTTAAGCCATAAGATGACAAAAACTAAGCAGCACTGTTCATGTGTGGTGGAATGTAGGGCtgtgcattcggttaaccgaaaccgaaaccgaatttttTTTCGATTAACCGAAACCGAAGTTTACAAAAAAtcgctaccgaaaaccgaaccgaattaatttcggtttataaccgaaccgaattttaaatttcggttaaaaccgaaaaccgaatttaTTAACCGAAATTCttaaatgatatataaaaaaaatatgaaaataacagCCAAAATTGTTCTGTTCCATTGCAACAAGAAATGCAGAACTAACCAAaacaatttgataaaaatgaaattattcaGAGTCAAAACAGAGTGTTCAATAATATACTACCCCCGACAGTTGATGCTGATAAGGCAATAATAAGCCTGTTAACAAGTAGTACAGTAATGCATATACAGACTacagtaatataaatatatagattttgATGCTGCATCAAGTCAGGAGctttataatgtatatatattattaatataaatactattttttttgtaaagtataaaaaaattcggttaactgttcggttttcggttaaccgcggttaaataaccgaaaaaccgaaatatCAGAATttggctaccgaaaaccgaaccgaaatttaaatttcggttaaccgaaccgaaattatttcggttattcggtacagttttcggttaaccgaaccgaatgcacacccctagtGGAATGCATGCAATCTTTCTCTGTGTAGAACCTGCCTTGAAGTTGTTGACATGGATGGTATTGAACATACCGTAGAACTCAAGCTGATCATCATCCAAGAAGATGTCCTCTTGAATGCGAATGGTTTCATACACCTGTTGGTTCTCAGTTTCAATATGCGACAAATCAAGATCTTGCTTGAGTGCTTCAATGCATGCCGCCTGGATGGCCGTGAGGATGGCTTGTTCTTCAGAGCGACCAGGCATTGGGCCGAAAGCCATCCAGAGATTCTTACCCTTAGCATTCCTGATGAGTGCTGCAACACTGTTAGTGTTGCCATTGGGTAGTGGTTCAGCAACCGAGACATAGTGGACATTAATCTTAACATAACCATCTTTAGGAGCCTCCCAAATGAGTTCCATGGGTGAGAAGATAGGGCAGGTATAGTAGAAAGAggtgaaaagagaaaaaactCTGGCTTGGCTATTTAAATAGAATGTGGAAGATAAGCACTGTTGAGACTTGGGTATAGCAAcagttcaaattttaaaactattGCACGGAGAACAGTCTGGCCAAATCAAGAATGAAGATATGCTCGGGTGACCACAAAATAATTTCGATGTCCGTCAGGTGCTGTAAAACTTTTGACAAGATAGACATCTTAGGTCTGCTAGTAGCCAGGAAACTCTGAACACACAGCCCATCCCCTATAGGACTTGGACAGTGGTAACTGtacttttattataaataactgGACCTTGAGAGGGCCAATTTTCAGACATAGCAGGTCTATGTAGTCCTGAGCTTGCCAAAGAAAGagcatttgaatttaattcttcTGGGACAaactggatgaaaatgttggagTGAATACATCTCTGTGCACCATCAGATAGAGATAAATGAGGGAATTCTACATGCACTCCATGATTAACAGCATTTACCGCCCTGATCGAATCTGAACATATTACACTGCGCTTTGAATGCCCATAATTGGAAGCAATCCACAATACCAGATGCAGAATAGCAATGATTTCCGCTTCCAACTGAACATGGGTAACAACAGGACCTGAGAAAATGTAATGAATTTTCCCAACTGTATCTTTAACGACTACCCCGATACCACCCTTACCAACCTGATATGGTGAATAAATTCCACGAGCCTCACAGATAAAGTCAAAGGAGCATCTAAGAAAATCTCAATACTTAGTGGACGCTTTATGAAAATATAAAGCCAGAGCTCCTTGAGGATTAACTCGCCATAGTGGCGTATTTCCACATTTAAAGAAATCAAGCGAGGAACCCCATAAAGAAACCCTCCGAAATATGAGCTCCTCTAGCTCAGGTTTCTTAATCCATACATTACGGAAGATAACCTCATTCCGTGCTAGCCATATGGACCACGAAGTAGCAGAGATAACAAGATGCCAAACTCGTTGTATTTGTCGTTTGTGAAACATTCTTAGCAGTTTTAATAACGAGAAACTATTGGAAAAAAGACCTGAGAAATTCACACTCCACCACTTACTGATGAAACTCCAAGCCCAACTTGATAGTTCACAATCCCACATCAAATGAGTCAACGTTTCCTGATCTGAATTACACCAGGGACATGATTTTGGCAAATTTTTTATGCGAGCAGCCAGAAACACACGAGTTGGAAGAATATGCCATAAAATTTTCCAGAGGAAAACGGAGATTTTCGGAGGTACTTGGATCTTCCAAATATAAAGCCAATCTATGTCCTGAGAGTTATCACAAAACCTAGTTGGATTCATTGAATGTTCCATAAGCTGATATGCATTCTTGGTGTTAAACTCCTTGTTCCCAATAGACCACACCATTGTGTCCACACCTTCTCTCAAGATGACATTCTCCAGTAAGCCGCTGAGTACTCTTATTGATGCTAACTGGACCTGCGTAGGATTAGAAGTCCAAAGAGAGGATTCTGCATCATCACTATTCCAGATGGATAGAAAGTTTTTTACTGACATGTGACTAATTGAGGAACACAAATACAAATCAGGGAACTTTGCCTTTAAAGACTTATCACTTATCCACCAATCTTCCCTGAACATCACCAAATCTCCACTCATAACACGCCACTTAAAATTCGAGCTACTGAAAAGCGGAGCTACAATCGGGTTTGATTTGAGATTGATCAGTCCTCTAACAATAGGAGAACATCTCTTAACATCAATCGAGCCCAGATCATACTTCCAAGTTGGGCCATATCGATCAGATAGAAATTTATTCCACCCACTATTTCTCTGACTATAAGCTTTCCCCCACCAACGCGAGAGCATTGCAGAGTTCCTCAACTTCATAGAAGCAATTCCCAGTCCACCCTGTGATCTTGGTTTGCAGATTTTGTTCCATGCTAGGAGGTGTAGTTTACGTTTGGAGTTCTGCTTGTATCCCCATAAAAATCTTCTCCTAATTGACTCCACCTACTTTAGCACACCTTCTGGTATTTTGAATAGGTTCATCCAATAAGAAGGGAGATTGTCAATAACAGCTTGAAGAATGACAGTCCAACCTGCTATGGAGATCGATGAAGCGTCTAAAGAATTGATTTTCGCTTGAATTTTCCTAATCAGAGGCTCCCAAAATTTAAGAGAAGAAGGAGAAGAGCCTAACAAGGCTCCCAAGTAAGCCAGAGAACCTTTCCCCGCACTGCATCCTAACATTGCTGCCCATGATGCTATACGACTTCCTTCCTGAGAGTACCCATATAGACAACTCTTCATAAAATTTATCTTAAGGCCAGAAATTACCTGAAAGCATTGTAACACTCTTTTGGCCCCCAATATCGCATTTTCCTCAGCATCAAGAAACATAACCACGTCATCCGCAAACTGTAAGTGTGTTATTTGAGATTGACATCGTGGTAGTGTTACACCTTTCAGAATGTTCAAGTCTTTTGCCTTGTCTACTGATCTCGAGAAAACTTCCCCGACCAGATTAAATAGGAGTGGTGACAGTGGGTCGCCTTGCCGAAGCCCCCTAGTGGGGACAAACTCCGCTGTAGGTGCTCCATTAACAAGTACGGATATGCGAGAAGAGCTGGAAATTCCAGTGATCCAAGTGATCCACTGCTGGGGAAAATCCATACGATCTAGAACTTGAAACAGGAAATCCCAACGGACACTGTCGAAGGCCTTCTCAAAATCAATTTTTAGGACCACTCCCTTTGTTTGCTTGGTCTGGATTGAGTGAATCACTTCGCTGGCGGATATTATACTGTCTGATATCTGCCTCCCCTTAAtgaaagctgattgtgattgcCCGACAAGAGTATTCATCACTTTCGAGAGTCTCCTAGCCAAAACTTTCGAAAGGAGTTTAACTAAGGTATTCATCAAACTGATCGGCCTAAAATCAGAAGGCAGCCTTGGAGATTTCTTTTTTGGAATGAGGGAGATGAACGAGGAATTATACCCTGCCGGTAAGCTGCCAGAATGATGGAAAGAGGTGAAAAAAGAGAGGACCTCTTCCTTCATTACAGGCCACAGAGATTTGAGAACCCCGGCATTAAAACCATCAGGCCCCAGGGCCTTGTTGTTACATGTGTGAAAAAGAGCATCCAAAATTTCAGGTAATGTGAAATCTTTTACCAGGAACTGGATCTCAGAATGAGAAAGTTTTGTTATTAGACCATGATGCAAATCAAAAACTCTATTCTCATGTTTCATGGAGAGTAGTTCCTCAAAATGCTGCTTAAAGATCCTTTTGATTTCCACAGGCGATGAGAAGAACTTCCCATTAGAAATAGCACAATGAATAGTATTTGAGCTTCTGCGAATGGCTAATGCTCTATGGAAAAACCCTGTATTTCGTTCCCCTTTTAGTTGCCAGTTAAATCTCGCTTTTTGACATAGCATCCCGCATTTGACTTTATACTGATGAGCAAGTTTCTCACTACACGAAATGTCTGGTGAGTTAAAACCCATGTTTTCACCCTCCTTTTCCTGAATGGATTCCAGGAGCTTGATTTGTTCGTCTAAACAACCATACCTCTTTTTGCTCCATTCTTTCGCCATCATTTTCAGACCTTTGAATTTACCTCTTAGTGACAATCCTTTACCATTTGCCCACGTATTTTTTAAAAGCGTAACCATATTCTCTTCCTCCAACCAGCTGTTAAAAAACTTAAACGGCCTTGGACCCCAATTACTCAGATCACATTTAAGTACCAACGGCCTATGGTCTGAATTTTGTCTGTGCAAAGCCTCTGCTGTTCAGTTTCCATTTAGAACCCAATCTGAAGTAACTAAAAATCTATCCAGTTTACTCTTCTTATGATCCTGACCATACCAAGTAAAATCAGAATTCGTCAGTTGCACTTCAAACAAACCTGAAGACTGGATGAAATCATTGAAAAGTTGGATCTCAATCTTTTTGAAAGTGCAATTTTGCTTTTCACATGGGTTTCTCACCGCATTGAAATCTCCCAGAACAAGTGTTAGTGAAACCCCCTCCTGAATGATTGAGATTAGCTCATCCCATAACTGCTTTTTCTTTTGAGTACCCTGTGGAGAGTATACATTTATGCAAGAAAAATGCTTACCATCCGCCTCGCATTGCCCCTTGATCATGAGCCAGTTGCTTGATTTTACAGTTTCATGTATTGTGAACACCTCTGAATTCCACACCGTCaataaccccccccccccccccggagAGACCCTGAGATGGTAACTCTGCCCATCCAATGCTACTTCCCATGCCCAGAGTTTTTACTGACTTATCCGTCCATGCCAGACTTTTTGTTTCTTGTAAACACAACAGCGCCGGTTTGCTAGAGCCCACTAAGTTTCTGACCAGGAACCTACTGACTACATTATTTGCTCCCCTTAAATTCCACGATACATAAGCTTGTGTATTCATAATAACCGCTACTAATGACTAGAGGCAAGCGAAAGCATTACTGCAACCTCTCTCGTATAAGAGAGATCGAGTTCTCCTTTGATTGCAACGGAAGAAGACCCATTAACACTCCTGTTTCGAATATGGCCTCAGCCTCATCAAACCCTTCATTTAAAAATTAGTGTGATATTTGCTTCAACCCTTCACCCCTTCCCTTCTTTTTCCGAGGGACATTGAAATGTTTGTTGGTTACTTTGGAACTAAGTTTTCTCGGCCTACCTCGCTTCCTCTGTACCTTTAGATTTTCCAGGTCTTTTAGGATACTCGGGTGTATATCCTCTGACTCGAATTTAGCATCCGTATAGTTATCCACCTCTGAAACTTCATTGTCACTCAAACTTCTGAGCTGAGAGAGCGATGATTCGATTTCCCTAGGCTTCCAATTCCTAGTGGCCAGAATTTGTTCAGGTTCATCTTCCTCTTGTGAGAGCTCAGGGATTTCTTGCATCGGCTGTATTACTTCCGTCTCACAGAACTGAGGCGTATCATTTCCATATCTTGGAGTCATAGGATTTATGAGTGAACCATCTGCACTTTCCTCTGGATTGCAAGCCTCACTCACCCTATCCATGACTGTTTCAGAGCCAGTAACTGCACAATCATTTCCCCTCATCAAGTTTACCTCTGTTCGTTTTAGCTCTGCATTCTCCGGAGATGTTATATCTTTCTCATAGAATTCCTCATCAGAGTGTGAATCAACCACAATATTAGCCTGACCCTCTTGCACTTCCATTTCCATTATTCAGATCATGAAAGTGTGCCCAGAAAGCATAATTGTCCTAGTGACATCAATTGTTTCTAAGACCGTCGTTTCTATCATGACCCTTGGGGTTGTATAAAAGCTTCCATCATCTAAAGTTTTTCCAAAGTGAAGGATTTCACCCTATTCCTGGACTAACTTAATGTAGTTGTCTTCCGTCCATCCAATGATTGGGAGTCCTCTGAGTTCGATCCACACCTTTCTCATAGGGATTAGATCCTCCTTTGTCACCTCCCTTACCTCCATAAAACCTATTTTCAGGAAGTCAATATCGAGATCCTTCCAATCAGCCAAATCTTCGAAATACATTAGGAATTTCTTGCCTGAAATCCCTCTAATGGTCACATCCCTGAAACCAAATCCTTCCACAATCATGCCCACCGTTTCCACCGTTTCATGCTTCGCTGTTATTAGGCACAGACAACATTTCAGTTCCTCCGCAAAGTCTTCATTTACACTTAGCTCTATCACCTGGCCCTTCGCTTTGTTTTCGCACTTTGGGTCTTTGATATTGTCCACATTTATAGGCAGGTCAACCACATGATCTGTCTTAATGGGATCTTCTCTCATATCTGAATTGCCATTTTCAAAGCTCAGCTTTGGGGAGGTTTGTTGTGATTGCGACGACTTCTCTTTTCCTCCCTGGCTATGACCCGATGCAGAAGCCTTGTTGGACTGCTCCTTTGCTAGTGCCAAGTACAGCGTTCCTTTTCCCAATTTGACTCcatttattttattgataacTTTTAGAGCATCCTCATTGCTCCAGGTTTTCAGAAAACCTACCCTATTACCGTAACGGTCTCTTTTCCTAGGGAGGATTATATCAACCACTTTGATCTCTTGCTTGAAAAGTTTCCAAAGTTCTCTGGCATGTGTTATGGTGTCAAACCCCGTGAAGAAAACAGTTTTGGATAGTTTCAATGATTTTGGGGAGCTAACTTTGATATTACCAATAGAGCTAAAGAGAGAGACCTTCTCCCCTGACTTGGTAGGAGAAATTAAAGCATCTTTAAATGACAAATATTCCATACCTTGCAGTGGCTTATGGGGTAGAGTTTTGTGATGAATTTGACCAAGAGCCAAAGCCAAAGCCTTCTCGTTCCCTGCCAAGGCATCCTTAAAAACTGAGGGCTCAATTAGGTGGCAATAGCTTTTAATAAAGTCTCGTATTATGCTCCGATTATCCCCTGCCAAATTACCTCGGTGCGGATCCTCTCCTATGATTCCCTCGGTATTCGTCTTACCTGATTGTGCCCCTTTAGTATTTTTACCTGCATTGAGATTGATTGACAAATTTGTGCTACTTTTCCCCTTTTCCTCTTCCGAAACCCTAGTTGCCCCTGCCTTTGAGCTCtatcttgcagcctcaatagaGCCGTAATGTATCTGATTTAAAGCCATGCGCACTGCCTCTCTATTCCCTTTGAGTGCTCCTACCCTTGTGTTTGGGTGAATGAGGTGTGCATAAGCGTTAAAAAAAGGTTGAACTGGGTCTGAAGTGTTCCCATTTTCACTTCCATCATAATCTGCTACTACAAGATTACTGGCCTTTTCCCAGCACCCATTGTTGTATAGGAGCTCGTGGATGCTCCAAAGAGCCTCTTCCTTCCCGTTGATGCCTTCAGTTAGTAATTTATCCGGTACTATTCCGATTAGGTAATTGACCCTGGCTTCAGCCATGGGTATCAAAGAGTGATTCTCTTTGTTAATTGCTCCCACCAAATCGTAATCAACGAGAAACCAGCGTTTCAAGATTTTATCCAGTTGTAGCTTCTTATTACCTTCTGTATGTTGAGTATTTCCGCTGTGAGCGTTGGTTGAGTCTTGTGATGAGCTTCCTTTCGCCTTCTTGCCTGCTTCTTGATCCCCATTCCTTCTTTCCTCGCCGTTGTTCTTGCCGGATTTGCTAAACGTTTTGCTATTACCCACTGGTCCGTTGCTGTTCCTTGCTTTTGTTACCGTTGCCATTCTTCTTTTTAAATACTTGCAACACTATCAACTAAACCATAAAATTTgggaattaaatatatttaataagaagTATGTGAGCATCTCCAATGCAACACCAaaacaccaaaatggtgttacATTTGGTGTAGAACTTGTtccaacccaacaccaaaaTGGTGTAAAAATGACACCAAATGATttggttgacaccaaatttggtgtcaagtattgatttggtgtaatttttacaccaaatttggagtttttCAAAATGCCCACTATACCCTCACATTTGTTAAAGTAAACAAATTTATTCCTTCTGCATCtcattaaagttgtttttatgttatattttttgttttccaattataatcattttactttctttttttttactatttaattcatatttttttatttatttcaaaatatcaatatatttatattcttatatagaaaatatcaataaattcatataattaagttGTCTTCTTTAATTGGTTgatgaatttataattattataggTCCTTGTTTCttaaacatgttaaaatttaagtacaaattcaatattgatataaataactTAATAAAGGAAGAATATtccatttaatgtgtaaaaaattcttttttggTGTAGGATATGGTATTGATGGGTTGGAGTGAAAATCCTAGATGGTGTAATTTTCACACCAAATTGGTGTAGTTTTTACACCAAAATGGTGTCatgggttggagatggtcttATCCACAAGtcctattattaaaatattaatattttgaatgataAAGTAGAGGGAAAAGTagtggggagagagagagaatgataacAGTAGGTGAGCCCTAAAAATAAGGTTAGAGAAGTTGTCATTTAAGGCATGACTAGGACATTGTTGTTGGACACTGTTGGagcaatatttttaatcaaatgtcTCAAATTATGACGTAGGACATCATTTGAGGCACTTGCTCTGAATGGCTTGTACATTTTTTGTAGATTTCTAAGtatatttcatcaaaaaaaatttatatacactTTGAAATGTGTAATTGTTCAtcataatcttaattttttttcttaatattaattGTTCTCTTCTTAGTTTTTGTAGTGATCGTGGTGGGACTTTAaatctattatattttattcaattttgttttaaataatattttaaaatctattcaatattttttcaaaaaaaaaaatctattcaatatcatttttgaattcatgattaaaaaattaatttaataattatatgtttgtaatttttatttaaatacaaacacatcattaaaaatattaaaatattattttttatatttcatttaccattttttatattaaagcatccatttatatattattggaaTACTATTACTATATCATTTCTATTTATTTGTATAAGgaacttatatttttatttaattttaatagctatattaatttaataataatactaaaatttagttttctttcaaaaataaaatacttaaatTTAGTTTTTGTATCACTAATGATAATAATGACTTATCtttttgtgtgtgtgagagatgAAACTTTGATCACCCTTTATCCAATAACAACATTATTATATAACAGTTTTATcgtgataaaaaaatttgatacgGGACAAAAGGGAAAACACAAATATACAGGAACAGGGCTGAACAGAACCAAGCCTGTCCAAAATATTCTAGGCTTCTGGCAATAATTGTTTATGTTTGACTTGAAAAAAATGGAGGCCTTGAAGCCATTATCATTTATCAATTTATCACCACCACAGGTGACAATTTAACACAGTACTACTGACGGTGGTACAATCCACACAGCTTATAGCCACTGAACCACACAAAACAAAGGGAAAGAAAAGAGCAAAACCAGTTGGTCATTACAATTTTATCAGCAGTCATGAAAATAACTCAGAGCAATTGCTTCATTGTAAAATGTACTAACAAATGAAACTACTGTTCACATAGTGATCGTCGCAGTAAAGACCAGGACGCTGGGTGTAGCCCTCTTTCTTCAGCATTTCCCTGGCCTTGGTAACGAGCTCGTGATTAGTAACATGCCCGCCTTTCGCTTTAACTATGGCCTGAATTGCATTGCTGAGAGCGCCATAAGCTTCAGAAGAGTTTCCACAAGGGCTAGCATCAGCAGATGTTTGGTTAGTTTGGCAACCACTTATCATGACTCCACCTTCTGGAAGTGCCTTTTTGCTTGCTCCCGCGTAAACATCTTGCTTACTACCTACCTTTGCCTCCAATGCAGGTTTTGCATAGCCCTCGTCGTTGTCATTGAGCTTTTTCTTGATGAATTCTCCCACCATCCCCATTAATCCCCCTCCGCCTTCTCCATTACCACCACTTTGAACTttgccaaaaataaaattcataaactttTTGACTTTGGGACTTGCATCATCTCCAAAGACATCAAAGAGGGTTGGCCTCAGATTCCCAACATCAACATTATCTTTGCCAGTTTGCTGTTTGAGTATGTCTACAAGGGTAGAGACGGGCAAGGATCTGCTCTTCACGTAGCCTCGATCCCCATATCCTAGGTCAACTtcttcatcatcaacatcttctttCTGTCCACGATGAGGGCGGAGTCCAGATGGGAGGTGCACTCCACGAGATTCAAGTGCATCATCCACAGTGCGATGCAAAAAGTTCTTAAAACCGGAACTTGACTCATCCTTCTTATCAGAAGAAGAATTAGTGCTCTCTCCTATCTGTTCTTCAACATCTTGAACGAGGCCACCACTGTGGCAAGAATCTGATACGATTGTTATTCTACATCCACGAGGTACTCTGTCTACAAGCTCCTTGAAATCATCATCTGCagaaaatgttaaatattagttcaaatatgtaaatttgttatatatatttctgagACATTGTTAGCCACCAAGATACGATCCGTAAACTCTCTCTTAGCGTCCTTTGGGATTGCATCATATGCTTTAAACAGAATGTTAAAGTCTTTTATCACAAATCAGTATTTCTCTGGCCACAAAACTATTACTCAAATGCCACATGAATTAGAAAATTTACAGGAAGATTCATATTAGATCAAAAGAAAAGCACAAAACTAAAGAAAACACACTTGActgatataacaatagcaaaaTGACATACTTATGATCATTTAAGTTTGTATTTCGACAACTCTTTTTTGCAATTCCACAGTTCAAGTCATTTCAGTAACGTTAAAACATACTGTATAACACAACTCTGTCGAATAATATCACACAACTACTGAATCAGCCAAAAAACACCAAATAACTAAGAGAATATTTGCCTAATGACTACCAATTCCATAAAACTCAAGATATAGCTCGGGGTGGAACCAGGAGGCTAACCTACGTCGAAGACCTGGTCGAGCCAGAAAATTATTGATAATATC of Daucus carota subsp. sativus chromosome 3, DH1 v3.0, whole genome shotgun sequence contains these proteins:
- the LOC108213419 gene encoding metacaspase-4, with amino-acid sequence MAKKAVLIGCNYKGTKAELKGCINDVRRMHRCLIDRYGFSDDDISILIDTDKSSTQPTGKNIRKALSNLVRSASSGDILFVHYSGHGTRLPAETGEDDDTGYDECIVPTDMNLIADDDFKELVDRVPRGCRITIVSDSCHSGGLVQDVEEQIGESTNSSSDKKDESSSGFKNFLHRTVDDALESRGVHLPSGLRPHRGQKEDVDDEEVDLGYGDRGYVKSRSLPVSTLVDILKQQTGKDNVDVGNLRPTLFDVFGDDASPKVKKFMNFIFGKVQSGGNGEGGGGLMGMVGEFIKKKLNDNDEGYAKPALEAKVGSKQDVYAGASKKALPEGGVMISGCQTNQTSADASPCGNSSEAYGALSNAIQAIVKAKGGHVTNHELVTKAREMLKKEGYTQRPGLYCDDHYVNSSFIC